A window of Ignavibacterium sp. contains these coding sequences:
- a CDS encoding sterol desaturase family protein translates to MLNRADIFSDVWNFIYNYLTGMSSAEKYSMLIIISAAVLFIILERIFPYNKGQKVLREGFFDDLALYTIAQSYILSIIIFGYIINFIDSTTGISRLKLFSDVPIWIQLVFFTITHDIYIYWMHRWQHSNKWLWRIHEAHHSPKKVDWLSGSRSHALEILINQTVEFAPIVLLGSPPEVIAYKGVISAVWGMYIHSNIDVKTGWLQKIINGPEMHRWHHSTGKGRNRNFATKLAIWDWIWGTAFLPPAKPDEYGLKTFFPNNYFAQTLYAFRSFKRKKESELVKD, encoded by the coding sequence ATGTTAAATAGAGCAGATATTTTTTCAGATGTATGGAATTTTATCTATAACTATTTAACCGGAATGTCTTCAGCAGAAAAATATTCAATGCTGATTATCATTTCTGCTGCAGTGCTTTTTATAATTTTAGAAAGAATTTTTCCTTACAATAAAGGTCAGAAAGTTCTGAGAGAAGGATTTTTTGATGACCTTGCACTTTACACAATTGCACAAAGCTATATTCTAAGTATTATAATTTTCGGATATATAATTAATTTTATTGATTCGACTACCGGCATAAGCAGACTTAAATTATTTTCTGATGTGCCAATCTGGATTCAGTTAGTTTTCTTCACAATTACACACGACATTTACATTTACTGGATGCATCGCTGGCAACACAGCAACAAATGGCTTTGGCGAATACACGAAGCTCATCACTCACCTAAAAAAGTTGATTGGCTTTCCGGCTCAAGATCGCATGCACTCGAAATTCTGATTAACCAAACCGTTGAGTTCGCACCAATTGTTTTACTTGGCTCTCCACCAGAAGTAATTGCCTACAAAGGTGTTATTAGCGCTGTGTGGGGAATGTATATTCACTCCAATATTGATGTTAAAACCGGTTGGCTTCAGAAAATTATAAATGGTCCTGAAATGCACCGCTGGCATCACTCTACCGGCAAAGGCAGAAACAGAAACTTTGCTACAAAACTCGCCATCTGGGATTGGATTTGGGGAACTGCTTTTCTTCCACCTGCAAAACCTGATGAATACGGACTTAAAACATTTTTCCCAAATAATTATTTTGCTCAGACTTTATACGCATTCAGAAGTTTCAAAAGAAAAAAAGAAAGTGAATTAGTTAAAGATTAA